One window of Candidatus Nitrospira kreftii genomic DNA carries:
- a CDS encoding hypothetical protein (conserved protein of unknown function): protein MSTTNLQQRLNGLFGYIRQGKIIEAMTEFYDKDAAMQENANPPTVGQAANIEREKQFMSGVKEWKGFNVTASAVGDNVTFYECSLDFIATNGQAVHMEQVVVSKWNKDKIIHERFYYDASKK from the coding sequence ATGAGCACGACGAATTTGCAACAGCGGTTGAACGGTTTATTCGGCTACATCCGTCAGGGGAAAATTATTGAAGCGATGACCGAGTTTTATGACAAGGACGCGGCTATGCAAGAGAATGCCAACCCTCCGACCGTCGGTCAGGCCGCGAATATTGAGCGGGAAAAACAGTTCATGAGTGGCGTGAAAGAGTGGAAAGGGTTCAATGTGACGGCCTCAGCCGTGGGTGACAATGTCACATTCTATGAATGCAGCCTGGACTTCATCGCGACGAACGGGCAGGCGGTCCATATGGAACAGGTGGTGGTGTCGAAATGGAACAAGGACAAGATCATCCATGAGCGGTTCTACTATGACGCCAGCAAAAAGTAA
- a CDS encoding Glyoxalase: protein MAVQVYGCNHVVIEVTDAKKAMKFYSDVFGLKMLRGGEGAAWCKLGAHQFMAIFEVAQLQPDRVKHFGLMVRDAKQIQEVRKKLTQKYKLKLHPDFRCDFRDPWGNRIQVGDLSDESLVWLLPYQEVQKAGITFARKPQKEK, encoded by the coding sequence GTGGCCGTTCAGGTCTATGGTTGTAATCATGTGGTGATCGAAGTCACCGATGCCAAGAAGGCCATGAAGTTTTATTCCGATGTCTTTGGCCTGAAGATGTTGCGGGGCGGAGAAGGCGCAGCCTGGTGTAAGTTGGGCGCGCATCAATTCATGGCGATCTTTGAGGTCGCGCAGCTTCAGCCGGACCGAGTGAAACATTTTGGATTGATGGTGCGCGACGCGAAGCAGATTCAAGAAGTTCGCAAGAAGCTGACGCAGAAGTATAAGTTGAAACTTCACCCGGATTTTCGCTGCGACTTTCGGGATCCGTGGGGGAATCGTATCCAAGTCGGAGATCTCAGCGATGAATCGTTGGTCTGGCTGCTCCCCTATCAGGAAGTGCAGAAGGCCGGAATAACATTCGCCAGGAAACCTCAAAAGGAGAAATGA
- a CDS encoding putative thiol oxidoreductase, DsbA family, FrnE subfamily translates to MNGQGAAIRIDVYSDVICPWCYVGKRRLERALQQVGETVKTRVVWKPFQLNPTMPKNGLDRRQYLETKFGGPEAARAIYDRVAAAGVEEEIPFVFERIARTPNTFAAHRLIWLAGHLGKQEEMVEVLFHHYFVEGGDIGSIETLSLVAAQAGLDQTETETFLTGDEGVGEVKAEEAVGHRLGIRGVPYFVVNGVYVLSGAQPPEQFVAALRESAAGSAVGKVGG, encoded by the coding sequence ATGAATGGCCAGGGCGCAGCAATCCGTATCGATGTTTACTCGGATGTCATCTGTCCCTGGTGCTATGTGGGCAAGCGGCGGCTTGAACGGGCACTACAGCAAGTCGGCGAAACAGTGAAGACGCGTGTAGTATGGAAGCCGTTCCAGTTGAATCCGACGATGCCAAAGAACGGGTTGGATCGGCGGCAGTACCTTGAAACGAAGTTTGGTGGCCCTGAGGCTGCTCGAGCGATCTACGACCGCGTTGCGGCTGCAGGTGTCGAAGAGGAGATCCCGTTCGTTTTTGAGCGGATTGCCCGCACGCCCAACACATTTGCCGCGCATCGCCTCATCTGGCTGGCAGGGCATCTGGGTAAGCAAGAAGAGATGGTCGAGGTGCTCTTTCACCACTATTTCGTCGAGGGTGGAGATATTGGGAGTATTGAGACGTTGTCTCTCGTCGCGGCTCAGGCTGGGCTCGATCAAACCGAGACCGAAACGTTTCTGACCGGCGATGAAGGTGTCGGGGAAGTGAAGGCAGAGGAAGCCGTAGGCCATCGTTTGGGCATTCGAGGTGTTCCCTATTTCGTCGTCAATGGAGTCTATGTGCTCTCCGGGGCGCAACCTCCCGAACAGTTTGTCGCTGCCCTCAGGGAGAGCGCGGCCGGTTCGGCAGTGGGGAAGGTAGGTGGGTAG
- a CDS encoding putative Quercetin 2,3-dioxygenase — protein sequence MTTSTTATKDVLGVYQPGSAHMVGDGFPVRNLFPSNDLDRQVDPFLMLDYAGPHQFSGTDQPRGVGEHPHRGFETVTIMYQGAVAHRDSAGNAGVIRPGDVQWMTAASGVVHEEMHETQWAKEGGTFQAVQLWVNLPQSQKMSVPRYQTILDADIPAIDLNGGGKLRVIAGSFQGRKGPAHTVTPIELYDLQLQDSESAALIFPQGHNVSLLVITGRTRLNSTHTAGEAELAVCHGEGSQLNIEAHEESRLLIMSGEPINQPIARYGPFVMNTKAELVQAVEDYQAGRMGHLF from the coding sequence ATGACAACAAGCACCACGGCTACCAAGGACGTACTCGGAGTCTATCAACCAGGATCTGCCCATATGGTCGGCGATGGGTTTCCTGTTCGCAATTTGTTTCCAAGCAACGATCTCGATCGACAGGTTGATCCGTTCCTCATGTTGGACTATGCCGGACCGCATCAATTTTCCGGCACCGATCAACCGCGAGGGGTCGGGGAGCACCCGCATCGCGGGTTTGAAACGGTGACGATCATGTATCAAGGTGCCGTGGCTCATCGGGATTCGGCGGGTAATGCCGGCGTGATTAGGCCTGGTGATGTCCAGTGGATGACGGCGGCGTCCGGCGTCGTTCATGAAGAGATGCACGAGACACAGTGGGCCAAGGAGGGAGGAACCTTTCAGGCCGTCCAACTGTGGGTCAATCTACCGCAGTCTCAGAAAATGTCCGTGCCACGCTATCAGACGATTCTGGATGCCGATATTCCAGCTATCGATTTGAACGGCGGAGGAAAGTTGCGAGTGATTGCAGGATCGTTTCAGGGACGTAAGGGGCCGGCCCATACCGTTACACCGATCGAGCTCTACGATCTCCAATTGCAAGATAGTGAGAGCGCTGCCCTGATTTTCCCTCAGGGCCATAATGTTTCCCTGTTGGTGATAACAGGTCGAACGAGGCTGAACAGCACTCATACGGCCGGAGAGGCGGAATTGGCTGTGTGTCACGGTGAAGGCTCTCAACTCAACATAGAAGCCCACGAAGAGAGCCGGCTCTTAATCATGAGCGGAGAGCCGATCAATCAGCCGATCGCGCGCTATGGTCCGTTTGTCATGAATACTAAAGCCGAACTTGTTCAGGCGGTCGAAGATTATCAGGCCGGAAGGATGGGACATCTATTTTAA